Genomic segment of Strigops habroptila isolate Jane chromosome 12, bStrHab1.2.pri, whole genome shotgun sequence:
TGGACACGCTGCCTGCAGAAGGCATCTGTGGCCAAGGGAGCAGCACTGGGCACTGCCCAGGgcatgtttgtttgcttggtgtCTCGCCTGCTGGCAACTGGGCTCCAGCTGTCCTTGGAGCCCAGGGAATGGGGCGCTTTGTGATCTTAAATAGCACCGTTCACATGACAGGCGTCTGCTTCCTAAATACCTTCCCTCTGAACTCACTGTGACCTAGCAAAGCAAGGTTAGCATCCAAGTTAATGACAGCCCCTGCTCATTCGTCCTTCTGGAACATGGGAACTAGCCCTCCACTATTTGACACATTTGCCTTCAAAGAGCGAAGAAAGTCTGTGGTCTGTCCAAGtgtctttctctcccttcccacctAATCTAATCAGTCACCTGCATGTGTCAAGAAGGAGATTGAAAGGTGAATTGATATGGGGTCTTAAGTACATCCCTGGGGGAAATATTTCAGCAGAGATAGGAAAGACAGACTCAGCGGCTGGAAGCTGAAGCCAGACTTATTCAAATAACAGATAAGGAACCTATTTTTACTGGTGAATAGTGGTTAATCACTGGAATAAGCCTCCAAAGGAAGTGATGAATTCCCTGTCGCTGGGCCCCCTCTGATCAAGGCTGGATGTCTCTCTGGAAAACGGTGTTTGGCCAGAACCCAGTTCTATCCCAGCTAACAGCCACTGCTCCTGCTTTGGGTGGGCACGGACCTCACTCTAGCAGCATTTAGCAGCCATAGACAGGACTTACTCAGATGTGTCCAAAGCTTGGTAGAGCTGGCTGAGGGTCTGCCAGACATTGCCTTCCAGCTCtctgtcctgcagctgctgtgccaaAGATACCCAGTGCTCATGGTAGGTGATGCAGGCCTGAAGATTGGGGGACACTTTGCTGTAGAAATGGCAGAGAGACTCAGTGATGTGAAGCTGACCTGCATGgtacagggaagggaaaaggacaGGTCAGGGGACTGCATTACGGTGCCGTACACAGAGCTGAACGCTGCCTTGGTTCCCGCCAGCACGGCTGTACTCACTCCTCACGTTATGCCACTTCAGGGCAAAAACCAACGCCAGTTCATAACAGAGTTTGCCATCCTCCATCCTCTGCCTGTTCACCATGGCCTGTGCTAGCCACAGCAGCACCCGCACCAACTCCATCTCCAGGTCTTCACTGCCCTGGAGCTCAGCATAAAGCTGAGCTGACTGGAGCAGGTAGAGCTCAGAGAGCTGGCTCGCCCCGCATGAGAGGCTCAGCTGCCCCAGGTTAGCCAGGGCGATAGCCTGGTTCCTCTTGTTCCCGGTCTCCTTGGCTTTGTGAAGGGCCCGGAGATAGTTCTCTGCAGCCTTTTGAACCTGCCCTTCTCCTTTGAGGGCAATGGCAAGGAGATTGTGCACTGCTCCACCCTGAGTCACGCTGTCTGTCCCATGCAGCGAGCGCAAGAGCTGCCACATGATGCCTGCAGCGGGGCCCGGCTGGCTGTGCAGGAGATACATCCACCCCAAAGACAGGGAAGACTCAAAAGCCTCCTCCTCGCCCATCAGTCTGCTGAGGGTTACAGCCATGGCTGCATAGCAAACCGCTCCATCCAACACTCCATGCTGGAGGTACATCCTGGACAAGATGGTGCACAGTGTCCTCTGGATGggcactgctctgctctcactGGAGAAATGCAGTGCTTGCTTGAGATAGAAACAGGCcagtgctgggatgctgctcctTTCCAGTTGGCTTCCCAGGAGTTTGGAAGCATTTTGGAGGATAAAGCCAGCTCTCCAAGTGGGTGTTGGTGTCCCCTTGATGCCAGTGGGAACAAACAACCTGGCAGAGGCCAGTGCGATATTTGGCAAATACTTCTTGTCATACAGGTAGCTCAAGATGGGGGTGGCATCCAGTGGCATAGAACTAGTGTCTGGGCTGAGTAAAGTGGTGGCAAGGCATTGAAGATGCTCAGTAAAGGGCAGCACTTCTTCATTTTTGCCCAGCTGTAGGAAGAGCTTGACGATAAGGAAGCAGATCCGTGCCTCCAAGGGAGCATTTCCCACAGCAATGGCTTCCCTCAGGACGTACATCATGACCTCCAGCTCGTTCTCAGAGCTGAAAGAGCGGCCAGGCAGGCAGACGAGCAGAGCCACCATTTTTCCCAGCAGGGAGGAGAACTTGTGCTTCATGTTCTGCTTTAAGTAGATGGAGGAAAGGTTCACGTGCAATGCAGCCAACAGGGGCAGGTCCCCAAAACCCCTATCCAGGACACTCATTGCTTCCTCAAAGTAGACTCGAGCCTGGGAGAACTTGACCTTTTTGATGCACAGCTTACCCAAGAGGAAACAGAGCCTGACATGAGCCCAAACTGAATGAGTCCTCTTGGCCCAGTTCCTGGATGTTTCAAGGTACAAGATCAGTTCATCCTCATCAGAGAAACCATAAAAAGTGGagttgagaaaggaaaaactgagatCATAGAGGCTTTGAAAACTGGGCATGTAACTGTCCTGGTTAAGGAAGGTCAATATAGGGTCAAAGACATCAGCATCTTCCATGTGTCCAGCATTCAAGTCAATGAAGAACTTGGGATCATCAAAATCATCCAGCTTCTCCAGGAGAACATCTTCCAGTGTACGAGGGGCTGATTCACTCCCTGGGCTAGACAGCTCGGAGGTGCTAGTGGTAGCCAACTCATTTATTTCCTCCCAAGAGTGGAGCAGCTGGATATCTTTACAGCCACGGAGAACAGCCTCTGGAAAAGACAGGCAAACCATAGCGGGATGTTTCCCCATGTCAAAATTCACCCTCAGAAGTCATCATAAAAGCATCCCATTATGTCCCTTCCATGTACTCACCTGACGGCACTTTCGGGAACATGGCTGTAGGTTCAAAACCATCTACACAAagagacaaacagaaaacaaaaagcgAGGAGCTCTCTAGACactgcccagcactgctccccATGGGCAGCCATGCGGCTCGACGTGTAAGGAGATGGGAGACTCACCCAGCCGGTACACAGAGGTGATGTCCGTGCGTGCCAGGTCGCTGAGGAGGGTGGTGAAGTGCTGCTCACCACCATTGCAGGGGATGCGCAGAAGGGGGAACTTTTCTTCCTCGCTCAGAAACACCAAGCCCTTTCCCCTAGGTTGATGCAGACATCAGGAGAAAAGTCAGTGCCTCCCCACCTCCTGACACTACAGCTGTCCCGTGCGCTGGGCTGAGCCTTCCcacccctcctcttcctcccaccagaaaagctctgctgcagatgaATAAAGTCTGGACACCTTCCCTATGAGACCTTAGATCCAGGTTCTCCGTGCAGGAACTAATGGGTACCAGAGGGAGGGACCTATTGGTCTGTATGGTCTCCAGAAGCCCTTTCTGAGGTCAGGGCATCATCTGA
This window contains:
- the SH3TC2 gene encoding SH3 domain and tetratricopeptide repeat-containing protein 2 — protein: MFPFQEISLFFSVESRSSRCLNSQLQEAARKKLWALESDNRDVCALFKELSARLVCMQAQEDRFVLTFKTLEEVWKFSTYLTLGYVGSCLEQLLFDQEYWLNCALMEDTEIRVTVDEDRLATIYMGLLLQEGNFFSRAIPDAWQPEQMGEEGLQLCKNELIHVKNVGEESKWEGMSLLTGQRGLVPVTALEPIPHPFYQWFLKNYAVSFGISQEISGTTTQPIVKGRCTATKDHRGAAWDELSFSKGDSIEVIGFFIPGLPWFVGKSLSSGSIGFVPTRYISPEACEPLGKGLVFLSEEEKFPLLRIPCNGGEQHFTTLLSDLARTDITSVYRLDGFEPTAMFPKVPSEAVLRGCKDIQLLHSWEEINELATTSTSELSSPGSESAPRTLEDVLLEKLDDFDDPKFFIDLNAGHMEDADVFDPILTFLNQDSYMPSFQSLYDLSFSFLNSTFYGFSDEDELILYLETSRNWAKRTHSVWAHVRLCFLLGKLCIKKVKFSQARVYFEEAMSVLDRGFGDLPLLAALHVNLSSIYLKQNMKHKFSSLLGKMVALLVCLPGRSFSSENELEVMMYVLREAIAVGNAPLEARICFLIVKLFLQLGKNEEVLPFTEHLQCLATTLLSPDTSSMPLDATPILSYLYDKKYLPNIALASARLFVPTGIKGTPTPTWRAGFILQNASKLLGSQLERSSIPALACFYLKQALHFSSESRAVPIQRTLCTILSRMYLQHGVLDGAVCYAAMAVTLSRLMGEEEAFESSLSLGWMYLLHSQPGPAAGIMWQLLRSLHGTDSVTQGGAVHNLLAIALKGEGQVQKAAENYLRALHKAKETGNKRNQAIALANLGQLSLSCGASQLSELYLLQSAQLYAELQGSEDLEMELVRVLLWLAQAMVNRQRMEDGKLCYELALVFALKWHNVRSQLHITESLCHFYSKVSPNLQACITYHEHWVSLAQQLQDRELEGNVWQTLSQLYQALDTSEALRQSLDCTKQSLRIFIDLEETVKAAEAWLQAGRLYYLMQEDELVEMYFQAAIQTALKGENISLAMDLYEKAGDTFFNGSRNRDRAVEFYRGGAVPLARKLKASKTELRLFNKLTELQIRLQGYEKALEFATLAARLSIRVGDQLQELVAFHRLATVYYFLHMYEMAEDCYLKTLALRPPLLQCSAEALYYFKVYCHLGNLTLHKLKDEQDAAAYFLLALAAATELGDQELQGLIRAKLGDIPGALQGPEGTAGCATLRPRWLSEGGHVV